In Kiloniellales bacterium, a single genomic region encodes these proteins:
- a CDS encoding CpaD family pilus assembly lipoprotein: MANPRKHWKIRRASSLLALASGLGLMGCLPPDTTIQDYNPLTYGNWRQIPARPDVFVESVKLVHYADFEPQSVRLDAVERDRLQQFMAEGNLRLGDRIEVQVPQDPYGAATPKISARSDYMRDELSGLGLPITVVETPALPGGANYVAVVVNRAVVMTPDCDTGEPWIANRPDYQVGCAYNSALGMMVADPRDLVRGRLLGPADAESTARGIKGYREPAQRDQDDGGLNIESTSDN; this comes from the coding sequence ATGGCCAACCCTCGTAAGCACTGGAAAATCCGCCGCGCCTCGAGCCTCTTGGCGCTGGCCTCCGGTCTCGGATTGATGGGCTGTCTGCCGCCCGACACCACGATCCAGGATTACAACCCGCTGACCTACGGCAACTGGCGGCAGATTCCCGCGCGGCCGGACGTCTTCGTGGAGTCGGTCAAGCTGGTGCACTATGCCGATTTCGAGCCGCAGTCGGTTCGCCTCGACGCGGTGGAACGGGACCGGCTGCAGCAGTTCATGGCGGAAGGCAATCTTCGCCTGGGTGACCGCATCGAGGTGCAGGTTCCCCAAGATCCCTACGGTGCCGCGACCCCCAAGATCAGCGCCCGAAGCGATTACATGCGCGACGAACTGAGCGGGCTCGGGCTGCCGATAACGGTGGTGGAGACGCCGGCGCTGCCCGGTGGAGCCAACTACGTGGCTGTCGTTGTCAATCGCGCCGTCGTCATGACGCCGGACTGCGACACGGGTGAGCCCTGGATCGCGAACCGTCCCGATTACCAGGTCGGCTGCGCCTACAACAGCGCGCTCGGCATGATGGTAGCGGACCCGCGTGACCTTGTGCGCGGCCGGCTCCTCGGTCCTGCCGACGCGGAATCGACGGCGCGCGGGATCAAGGGATATCGCGAGCCTGCACAGAGAGATCAGGATGACGGTGGTCTCAATATCGAGTCGACCAGCGATAACTGA